Proteins from a genomic interval of Polaribacter sejongensis:
- a CDS encoding CTP synthase → MSNTKYVFVTGGVTSSLGKGIIAASLAKLLQQRGFSVTIQKLDPYINIDPGTLNPYEHGECYVTDDGAETDLDLGHYERFLNIPTSQSNNVTTGKIYQSVINKERKGEFLGKTVQVIPHITDEIKRRIQILGETGDYDIVITEIGGTVGDIESLPYVESVRQMLWEKGEDNAIVIHLTLVPFLAAAGELKTKPTQHSVKMLMQSGVSPDILVCRTEHEISDDIKRKLALFCNVKQEDVIQSIDAETIYDVPNLMLAQGLDTVVLNKLKLSSKGEPELKVWNNFLEKHKNPKHEVEIALIGKYIELQDSYKSITEAFIHAGSTHETKVKVRWVHSESLTPKNAEKKLKGVNGILVAPGFGDRGIEGKIRAVRYARENNIPFFGICLGMQMAVIEFARNVLGLENASSTEMNKSTKDPVINLMESQKDVTEKGGTMRLGAWDCELKKDSKIYKAYGSDMISERHRHRFEFNNDYLEQIEAAGMKATGFNPKTGLVEVVEVPAHPWFVGVQYHPEYKSTVLKPHPLFVDFIKAALKQSQK, encoded by the coding sequence ATGAGTAATACTAAATATGTTTTTGTAACAGGAGGCGTAACATCATCCCTTGGAAAAGGAATTATTGCTGCATCATTAGCAAAATTATTACAGCAAAGAGGATTTTCTGTAACTATCCAAAAATTAGACCCTTATATTAATATAGACCCAGGAACTTTAAATCCGTACGAGCATGGAGAATGTTATGTTACAGATGATGGAGCAGAAACAGATTTAGATCTAGGTCATTATGAGCGTTTTTTAAACATTCCTACAAGTCAATCTAATAACGTAACTACAGGTAAAATTTATCAATCTGTAATTAATAAAGAGCGTAAAGGAGAGTTTTTAGGAAAAACGGTGCAAGTGATCCCTCATATTACAGACGAAATTAAACGTAGAATCCAGATTTTAGGAGAAACGGGCGATTACGATATTGTAATTACAGAAATTGGTGGAACTGTTGGTGATATTGAATCTTTACCATATGTAGAGTCTGTTAGACAAATGCTTTGGGAAAAAGGAGAAGATAATGCTATTGTTATTCATTTAACATTGGTTCCTTTTTTAGCTGCTGCAGGTGAATTAAAAACAAAACCTACGCAACACTCTGTAAAAATGTTAATGCAAAGTGGTGTGAGTCCAGATATTTTAGTGTGTAGAACAGAACATGAAATTTCTGATGACATTAAACGTAAACTGGCTTTATTTTGTAATGTGAAGCAAGAAGACGTAATACAGTCTATAGATGCAGAGACTATATATGATGTTCCTAATTTAATGTTAGCACAAGGTTTAGATACCGTTGTTTTAAATAAATTAAAGCTTTCTTCTAAAGGAGAACCAGAATTAAAAGTTTGGAACAACTTTTTAGAGAAACACAAAAACCCAAAGCACGAAGTAGAAATTGCCTTAATTGGTAAATATATTGAGTTGCAAGATTCTTATAAATCTATTACGGAAGCTTTTATTCATGCAGGTTCTACGCACGAAACTAAAGTAAAAGTACGTTGGGTACATTCAGAAAGTTTAACACCTAAAAATGCAGAGAAAAAACTAAAAGGTGTTAATGGTATTTTAGTGGCTCCTGGTTTTGGTGATAGAGGTATTGAAGGTAAAATTAGAGCCGTAAGATATGCAAGAGAAAATAATATTCCTTTCTTCGGAATTTGTTTAGGAATGCAAATGGCGGTTATTGAATTTGCAAGAAACGTTTTAGGTTTAGAGAATGCAAGTTCTACAGAGATGAATAAAAGCACTAAAGACCCTGTTATTAATTTAATGGAAAGTCAGAAAGATGTTACCGAAAAAGGTGGAACCATGCGTTTAGGTGCTTGGGATTGTGAGTTGAAAAAAGATTCTAAAATATACAAAGCTTATGGATCTGACATGATAAGCGAGCGTCATAGACACCGTTTTGAGTTTAACAACGATTATTTAGAACAAATTGAAGCTGCCGGAATGAAAGCAACAGGTTTCAACCCTAAAACAGGATTGGTAGAAGTTGTAGAAGTACCTGCACATCCTTGGTTTGTTGGTGTTCAATATCATCCAGAATATAAGAGTACCGTTTTAAAACCACATCCTTTATTTGTAGATTTTATTAAAGCTGCCTTAAAACAGTCTCAAAAATAA
- the yidC gene encoding membrane protein insertase YidC: MEQKKFDINSFIGMLLLGGILLYWINSTKPDETTDPSTNTEQIVDTTKNTSNNFTENTPVFENDSLKQIAYTTKLGAFAQSAIKGSNGTSVLENNLVKLTVSNKGGQIIEAEIKNYKTHDSLPLYMIKDKNASFNINFGTTDNRILNTKDLFFEPTVSKNGETTVLSMKLKVSDTQFLEYRYEMKPENYMVNFAVRSQGLSNVINSSTPINLDWSLDGYAHEKSVKTENTMYSHLYYKTEDDVDYLNAGNTEILNDVDWISYKQHFFTSILLTDTPFNNSTVTSTDLIKNEELDTVFTKRYELKTPLELASGELNYNMKWFYGPSDYNLLKTFEGTDLDHTADLGWGIFGFLNRTVFYPVFNFLKGFLSNYGLIIILMTIVVRIIMSPLVYKSYLSSAKMKVIRPELTALNDKYPGKENAMKRQQETMAIQRKAGVSMLSGCIPAILQMPVFFALFKFFPTNLALRQENFLWANDLSSYDMIYQLPIKIPFYGDHVSLFPILASVAIFFYMKMNQSQQANMQPPTQEGMPDMGKMMKYMIYFSPIMMLFFFNNYASSLSLYYFISNLLTIVIMLVIKNFVIDEDKIHAQIEENKKKPEKKKSKFRQKIDDAMKQAQEQQAQQKKGK; the protein is encoded by the coding sequence ATGGAACAAAAAAAATTCGATATCAATTCTTTTATAGGAATGTTATTATTAGGAGGTATTTTATTATACTGGATTAACTCTACCAAACCAGATGAAACTACGGATCCTTCTACGAATACAGAACAAATTGTAGACACTACAAAAAACACATCGAATAATTTTACAGAAAACACACCTGTTTTTGAAAACGATTCTTTAAAACAAATTGCATACACAACTAAACTTGGTGCTTTTGCACAAAGTGCAATAAAAGGTTCTAACGGTACTTCTGTTTTAGAAAATAACTTGGTTAAATTAACCGTTAGTAATAAAGGTGGACAAATTATAGAGGCTGAAATTAAGAATTATAAAACTCATGATTCTTTACCTTTATATATGATAAAAGACAAAAACGCGTCTTTTAACATCAATTTTGGTACTACAGACAATAGAATTTTAAACACCAAAGACCTATTCTTTGAACCTACAGTTTCTAAAAATGGAGAAACGACTGTTCTTTCTATGAAGTTAAAAGTTTCAGACACTCAATTCTTAGAATATAGATATGAGATGAAACCAGAAAATTACATGGTTAATTTTGCAGTTCGTTCTCAAGGTTTAAGCAATGTAATTAACTCTTCTACCCCAATTAATTTAGATTGGTCTTTAGATGGTTATGCACATGAAAAGAGTGTAAAGACAGAAAACACCATGTATTCTCATCTTTATTATAAAACAGAAGATGATGTAGATTATTTGAATGCTGGTAACACAGAAATTTTAAATGATGTTGATTGGATTTCTTATAAACAACACTTCTTTACGTCTATCTTATTAACTGATACTCCTTTTAATAACAGTACTGTAACTTCTACAGATCTTATTAAAAATGAAGAATTAGATACGGTTTTTACAAAACGATATGAATTAAAAACTCCGTTAGAATTAGCTAGTGGTGAGTTAAATTATAACATGAAATGGTTCTACGGACCAAGTGATTATAATTTATTAAAGACTTTTGAAGGTACTGATTTAGATCATACAGCAGATTTAGGTTGGGGAATTTTTGGTTTCTTAAACAGAACTGTATTTTACCCAGTATTTAATTTCTTAAAAGGATTCTTATCTAACTACGGATTAATTATTATTTTAATGACTATTGTTGTTAGAATCATCATGTCTCCGTTAGTTTATAAATCTTATTTATCTAGTGCTAAAATGAAGGTAATTAGACCTGAATTAACAGCTTTAAATGATAAGTATCCAGGAAAAGAAAATGCTATGAAACGTCAGCAAGAAACCATGGCTATTCAGCGTAAAGCTGGTGTAAGCATGTTATCTGGTTGTATTCCTGCAATATTACAAATGCCAGTTTTCTTTGCATTATTCAAGTTTTTCCCAACAAACTTAGCTTTAAGACAAGAGAACTTTTTATGGGCAAATGATTTATCTTCTTATGATATGATTTATCAATTGCCAATTAAAATACCTTTTTATGGAGATCACGTAAGTTTATTTCCAATATTAGCTTCTGTCGCAATTTTCTTTTACATGAAAATGAACCAAAGTCAGCAAGCAAATATGCAGCCACCTACACAAGAAGGTATGCCTGATATGGGAAAAATGATGAAGTATATGATTTACTTCTCTCCTATTATGATGTTGTTTTTCTTTAACAACTACGCAAGTTCATTAAGTTTGTACTACTTTATTTCTAACTTACTAACGATTGTTATTATGTTGGTAATTAAGAATTTTGTTATTGATGAAGATAAAATTCATGCTCAAATAGAAGAAAACAAAAAGAAACCGGAAAAGAAGAAAAGTAAATTCCGTCAAAAAATAGACGATGCTATGAAGCAAGCACAAGAGCAACAAGCACAACAAAAGAAAGGTAAATAG
- a CDS encoding DUF6567 family protein, whose product MKKTFIIMVIAAALTSCKTSSLYSGGYQQQNQTQTILSSSNFNVLGSFTGTVTEKILTGNITNKEGIISRAKAKMLEQAKAAGVELIGSRALVNVSVDLIETKKRVSATMTAEIIEFK is encoded by the coding sequence ATGAAAAAAACTTTTATTATTATGGTTATTGCTGCTGCACTAACATCATGTAAAACATCAAGCTTATATAGTGGCGGTTATCAACAACAAAATCAGACTCAAACAATTTTATCAAGTTCAAATTTTAATGTACTAGGTAGTTTTACAGGTACAGTTACAGAAAAAATATTGACAGGAAACATTACAAATAAAGAAGGAATTATCTCTAGAGCTAAAGCTAAAATGTTAGAACAAGCAAAAGCAGCTGGTGTAGAATTAATTGGTAGTAGAGCTCTTGTAAACGTATCTGTTGATTTAATTGAAACTAAAAAAAGAGTTTCAGCAACTATGACTGCAGAAATAATAGAGTTTAAATAA
- a CDS encoding FMN-dependent NADH-azoreductase: MKNTLIVNYTPRIGSNTKILVDHFTALNKDKTKITVLDLAKTAPDLLLEENLNLYVKRNFGGVDLSEDEQKRMYHNDKIVQQILDADFIVLASPLYNFSIPATVKAWFDTVISAGKTFTQTATGPKGLCENKQAVLLMTSGGDFNSEPLKNVNFGSPLVATCFGFMGILSESITAFGLQQYQDKATEILEKAKQEVEVLSNKWY, translated from the coding sequence ATGAAAAACACATTAATTGTAAATTATACACCAAGAATAGGGTCTAATACTAAAATATTAGTAGATCATTTTACAGCATTAAATAAAGATAAAACAAAAATTACTGTTTTAGATTTGGCTAAAACAGCTCCTGATTTATTGTTAGAAGAAAACCTTAATCTATATGTAAAAAGAAATTTTGGTGGTGTAGATTTAAGTGAAGATGAACAAAAAAGAATGTATCATAATGATAAAATAGTACAACAAATACTAGATGCCGACTTTATTGTTTTAGCAAGTCCTCTTTATAATTTTTCAATTCCTGCTACTGTAAAAGCATGGTTTGATACCGTAATTAGTGCGGGTAAAACATTTACACAAACAGCAACAGGGCCTAAAGGGTTGTGTGAGAATAAGCAAGCAGTATTACTAATGACAAGTGGAGGCGATTTTAATAGTGAACCATTAAAAAATGTTAATTTTGGATCTCCGTTAGTTGCTACCTGTTTTGGATTTATGGGCATACTATCAGAAAGTATTACAGCATTTGGCTTACAACAATACCAAGACAAAGCGACAGAAATTTTGGAAAAAGCTAAACAAGAAGTCGAAGTTCTAAGCAATAAATGGTATTAA
- a CDS encoding winged helix-turn-helix transcriptional regulator: MNLENKHKEIHTHQECKTFILPVRDVLELIGGKWRLPIIIALSFQNHRFKELERQIVGITPRMLSKELKDLEVNGLVNRTVFDTMPVSVEYSLTDYGKSLDKVIETIRDWGVKHRTKIITDETR, translated from the coding sequence ATGAATTTAGAAAATAAACATAAAGAGATACACACACATCAAGAATGTAAGACTTTTATTCTTCCGGTGCGTGATGTCCTTGAACTGATAGGCGGAAAATGGAGATTGCCTATAATTATTGCACTTTCATTTCAAAACCACCGATTTAAAGAGTTAGAGCGTCAAATAGTAGGAATTACTCCTAGAATGTTATCTAAAGAATTAAAGGATTTAGAAGTAAATGGATTGGTAAATAGAACTGTTTTTGATACAATGCCAGTATCTGTAGAGTATAGCCTTACCGATTACGGAAAATCTTTAGATAAAGTAATAGAAACTATAAGAGATTGGGGTGTAAAACACAGAACAAAAATAATAACAGACGAAACTCGTTAA
- a CDS encoding THUMP domain-containing class I SAM-dependent RNA methyltransferase → MNKDFKMTATTLFGLEGVLAKELRDLGAQDVNEGVRMVSFRGDSGFMYKANIALRTAVRILKPIKVCKIYDEEDLYEAIQKIKWENYLETEGTFAIGAVVNSKNFTSNSHYISLKSKDAIADYFRHKYSKRPNVDLDYPDLKIHIHIQKDWLTVSLDSSGDSLHKRGYRTATNIAPINEVLAAGMVLLSGYTGEENFIDPMCGSGTILIEAAMIACNIPANINRKLFAFENWKDYDEDLYFTIQESLLKKIRSSHFKIMGFDKAPSAVQKAQDNVANANLDDFIGVHHVNFFNSTKEVFGNTTILFNPPYGERLNIDTEEFYKKIGDTLKNNYPGSTAWLITSDTDALKCVGLRTSKRIALKNGDLNCKFVKYDLYEGTRKFKERKEDSDTEVETETED, encoded by the coding sequence ATGAACAAAGATTTTAAAATGACAGCAACAACACTTTTCGGTTTAGAGGGTGTTTTGGCAAAAGAGTTAAGAGACCTAGGAGCACAAGATGTTAATGAGGGAGTTAGAATGGTTTCTTTTAGAGGGGATAGCGGTTTTATGTACAAAGCAAATATTGCTTTAAGAACAGCTGTAAGAATTTTAAAACCTATTAAAGTTTGTAAAATCTACGATGAAGAAGATTTGTACGAAGCAATTCAGAAAATTAAATGGGAAAACTATTTAGAAACTGAAGGTACCTTTGCAATAGGAGCTGTCGTAAATTCTAAGAATTTTACGTCTAACTCACATTATATCTCTTTAAAATCTAAAGATGCAATTGCAGATTACTTTAGACATAAATATAGTAAAAGACCAAATGTAGATTTAGATTATCCAGATTTAAAAATTCACATTCACATTCAAAAAGACTGGTTAACCGTTTCTTTAGATTCATCCGGAGATTCTTTGCATAAAAGAGGGTATAGAACAGCGACTAATATTGCGCCAATAAACGAAGTTTTGGCTGCAGGTATGGTTTTATTGTCTGGTTATACTGGAGAGGAAAACTTTATAGACCCAATGTGTGGTTCTGGTACCATTTTAATTGAAGCTGCTATGATTGCCTGTAATATTCCGGCAAACATCAACAGAAAATTATTCGCTTTTGAGAATTGGAAAGATTATGATGAAGATTTGTATTTTACCATTCAAGAATCCTTATTAAAGAAAATACGTTCTTCTCATTTTAAAATAATGGGGTTTGATAAAGCGCCTTCTGCGGTACAAAAAGCACAAGACAATGTTGCAAATGCCAATTTAGATGATTTTATAGGGGTGCACCACGTTAACTTTTTTAACTCAACAAAAGAAGTTTTTGGTAACACTACTATTTTATTTAATCCACCTTATGGTGAGCGTTTAAACATTGATACAGAAGAGTTTTATAAGAAAATAGGAGATACACTTAAAAATAATTATCCTGGTTCTACAGCTTGGTTAATTACTTCAGATACAGATGCTTTAAAATGCGTAGGACTAAGGACTTCTAAAAGAATTGCCCTTAAAAATGGAGATTTAAACTGTAAGTTTGTAAAGTACGATTTGTATGAAGGAACTCGTAAGTTTAAAGAACGTAAAGAGGATTCAGATACAGAAGTAGAAACAGAAACGGAAGATTAG
- a CDS encoding class I SAM-dependent DNA methyltransferase produces the protein MKTKDWFTDWFNTPYYHTLYKERNDDEAQLFMKNITSFLSLPKTTHILDLPCGKGRHSVFLNSLGYTVTGGDLAENSINAAKEFENNTLKFNVHDMRKPFHHTYDAIFNLFTSFGYFKDDKEDILILENIKNGLNKDGFFVFDFLNAEKVKLNLVKKETKTVDNITFHIEREIKDGFILKHISFFADGENHSYTEQVKYLDLAKMTTFLEKVGFTITSVFGNYNLDNFEAKTSDRLIIIAK, from the coding sequence ATGAAAACAAAAGATTGGTTTACAGATTGGTTTAATACCCCTTACTATCACACACTTTACAAGGAACGAAATGACGATGAAGCGCAATTGTTTATGAAGAATATTACTTCTTTTTTAAGCTTGCCAAAAACAACGCATATTTTAGATTTACCATGTGGTAAAGGGCGTCATTCTGTGTTTTTAAACTCTTTAGGTTATACTGTTACTGGTGGTGATTTGGCAGAAAACAGTATTAATGCTGCAAAAGAATTTGAAAATAATACATTAAAATTTAATGTGCATGACATGCGCAAACCTTTTCATCATACGTATGATGCTATTTTTAACTTATTTACAAGTTTCGGGTATTTTAAAGACGATAAAGAGGATATTTTAATTCTAGAAAACATTAAAAACGGCCTGAACAAAGACGGATTTTTTGTATTTGACTTTTTAAATGCCGAAAAAGTAAAGCTGAATTTAGTGAAGAAGGAAACAAAAACTGTAGACAACATCACTTTTCATATTGAAAGAGAAATAAAAGATGGGTTTATCTTAAAGCATATTTCTTTCTTTGCTGATGGAGAAAACCACTCTTATACAGAACAAGTAAAGTATTTAGACCTTGCTAAAATGACCACATTTTTAGAAAAAGTAGGATTTACAATTACAAGCGTTTTTGGAAATTACAACTTAGATAACTTTGAAGCTAAAACTTCTGATCGATTAATTATTATTGCAAAATGA
- a CDS encoding ZIP family metal transporter, translating to MSYVLLLTAVFIGSLLVYIIKPSKKAVRLLLAFSGAYLLSVTILHLLPEVYAETTEYKKIGIFILIGIIIQSVLESFSKGAEHGHIHIHSDGKEFPTLLFISLSLHAFSEGLPIHHAGDNLLWAIIVHKIPIAFVLTTFLIQTKYSKKITFIFLIVFALMSPLGLLLGDKIPFFTTYAKEITAIIIGVFLHISTIILFEGSENHKFNLKKFIAIILGVLLTIFTL from the coding sequence ATGAGTTATGTCTTATTATTAACAGCAGTTTTTATTGGTTCTTTACTGGTCTATATAATAAAACCAAGTAAAAAAGCTGTTCGTCTATTATTAGCTTTTAGTGGTGCCTATTTGTTATCTGTTACTATTCTACATTTACTGCCAGAAGTATATGCTGAAACTACAGAATATAAAAAAATAGGAATTTTTATATTAATCGGAATTATTATTCAGTCTGTATTAGAATCTTTTTCTAAAGGAGCAGAACACGGACATATTCATATTCATTCTGATGGTAAAGAGTTTCCAACCTTGTTATTTATAAGTTTGTCTTTACATGCCTTTTCCGAAGGTTTACCTATTCATCACGCAGGTGATAATTTGTTATGGGCAATTATAGTGCATAAAATACCAATTGCATTTGTTTTAACAACCTTTTTAATTCAGACAAAATATTCTAAAAAAATAACGTTTATTTTCTTGATTGTTTTTGCATTGATGAGTCCTCTTGGATTATTATTAGGTGATAAAATTCCATTTTTCACAACCTATGCAAAAGAAATAACAGCTATAATTATTGGTGTCTTTCTTCACATTTCTACCATTATTCTTTTTGAAGGCTCTGAAAATCATAAATTTAATTTGAAAAAATTTATTGCCATTATTTTAGGAGTATTACTTACTATTTTTACTTTATAG
- a CDS encoding ATP-dependent DNA helicase RecQ, with protein MDLYTPLKKFFGFNKFKGLQEQVIKSIVENNNTFVIMPTGGGKSLCYQLPALMTEGTAIVVSPLIALMKNQVDAIRGISEHNGVAHVLNSSLNKTEVAQVKEDITNGITKLLYVAPESLIKEEYVTFLRTQKISFVAIDEAHCISEWGHDFRPEYRNLKHIIKAIDNVPVICLTATATEKVQEDILKTLGIPEANRFKASFNRPNLFYEVRPKTKEVEKDIIRFVKQRMGKSGIIYCLSRKKVEEVAQILQVNGIKAVPYHAGLDAKTRVKHQDMFLMEDCDVVVATIAFGMGIDKPDVRFVIHHDIPKSLESYYQETGRAGRDDGEGYCLAFYAYKDIEKLEKFMASKPVAEQEIGHALLQEVVGYAETSMNRRKYLLHYFGEEFDAEHGDGADMDDNSRNPKKKHEAKEDVQLLLNVVKKTLQKYKSKEIVNTIVGKENALLTSHKTHLQPFFGSGKDKSALYWMALIRQILVVNLIKKEIEQYGVVKLTEKGDAYIKNPTSFMMTEDHSYSEEDDNSIITNAKSSGGVADDKLVKLLKDLRKSVATKQGVPPFAVFQDPSLDDMALKYPINLAELSTVHGVGEGKARKFGKDFVKLIATYVEENEILRPDDLIVKSTGTNSGLKLFIIQNTDKKLPLEDIAKSKGLEMGELIKAMEGIIFSGTKLNIDYALDDLLDEDQQEEIHDYFMEADSDNIQESLDEFDGDYDEEELRLMRIKFINEVAN; from the coding sequence ATGGATTTATATACCCCTCTAAAAAAGTTCTTTGGATTTAATAAATTTAAAGGTTTACAAGAGCAAGTAATTAAAAGTATTGTTGAGAATAACAACACTTTTGTAATAATGCCAACAGGTGGAGGAAAGTCTCTTTGTTATCAGTTACCTGCATTAATGACAGAAGGAACTGCTATCGTAGTTTCTCCATTAATTGCTTTAATGAAAAATCAAGTAGATGCAATTAGAGGTATTTCTGAACACAATGGTGTGGCACATGTTTTAAATTCATCTTTAAATAAGACAGAAGTAGCTCAAGTTAAAGAAGATATTACTAATGGAATTACAAAACTTTTGTATGTAGCACCAGAATCTTTAATAAAAGAAGAGTATGTTACTTTTTTAAGAACGCAGAAGATTTCTTTTGTAGCGATTGATGAAGCGCATTGTATTTCTGAATGGGGACACGATTTTAGACCTGAATACAGAAATCTAAAACATATTATTAAGGCCATAGATAATGTACCTGTTATTTGTTTAACGGCAACTGCAACAGAAAAAGTACAAGAAGATATTTTAAAAACTTTAGGGATTCCGGAAGCGAATAGATTTAAAGCGTCATTTAATAGACCTAATTTATTTTATGAGGTAAGACCAAAAACGAAGGAAGTAGAAAAAGATATTATTCGCTTTGTAAAACAAAGAATGGGTAAATCTGGAATTATCTACTGCTTAAGCAGGAAAAAAGTTGAAGAAGTTGCTCAGATTTTACAAGTAAACGGAATTAAAGCAGTTCCGTACCATGCAGGTTTAGATGCTAAAACAAGAGTAAAGCATCAAGATATGTTTTTAATGGAAGATTGTGATGTAGTAGTTGCTACGATTGCATTTGGTATGGGAATAGACAAGCCAGATGTGCGTTTTGTAATTCATCATGACATTCCTAAAAGTTTAGAAAGTTACTATCAAGAAACAGGTAGAGCGGGTCGTGATGACGGAGAAGGATATTGTTTAGCATTCTATGCGTATAAAGATATAGAAAAGTTAGAGAAATTTATGGCAAGCAAGCCCGTTGCAGAGCAAGAAATTGGGCATGCATTATTGCAAGAAGTGGTTGGTTATGCAGAAACGTCTATGAACAGACGTAAATATTTGTTGCATTATTTTGGCGAAGAATTCGATGCTGAACATGGAGATGGAGCAGATATGGATGACAACTCTAGAAATCCGAAGAAAAAACACGAAGCTAAAGAAGACGTTCAACTTTTATTAAATGTTGTAAAAAAGACCTTACAAAAGTATAAATCTAAAGAGATTGTAAATACAATAGTAGGAAAAGAAAATGCTTTATTAACTTCTCATAAAACGCATTTACAACCCTTTTTTGGAAGTGGTAAAGATAAATCTGCACTTTATTGGATGGCACTAATCAGACAGATTTTGGTGGTGAACTTAATAAAGAAAGAAATAGAACAATATGGTGTTGTTAAATTAACTGAAAAGGGAGATGCTTATATAAAGAATCCTACTTCTTTTATGATGACAGAAGATCATTCTTATAGTGAAGAAGATGATAACTCTATTATTACAAATGCTAAATCTTCAGGAGGTGTTGCTGATGATAAGTTAGTAAAACTATTAAAAGATTTACGTAAAAGTGTAGCAACAAAACAAGGAGTGCCTCCATTTGCTGTTTTTCAAGATCCATCTTTAGATGATATGGCTTTAAAATACCCAATTAACTTAGCGGAGCTTTCTACAGTTCATGGAGTAGGAGAAGGTAAAGCAAGAAAATTTGGAAAGGATTTTGTAAAATTAATTGCTACTTATGTAGAAGAAAATGAAATTCTAAGACCAGATGATTTAATAGTAAAAAGTACAGGGACAAATTCTGGCTTAAAGCTTTTTATTATTCAGAATACGGATAAAAAATTACCTTTAGAAGATATTGCAAAGTCAAAAGGACTTGAAATGGGAGAATTAATTAAGGCTATGGAAGGAATTATTTTTTCTGGAACGAAGCTGAACATTGATTATGCTTTAGATGATTTACTAGATGAAGATCAACAAGAAGAAATTCATGATTATTTTATGGAAGCAGATTCTGATAATATACAGGAGTCTTTAGATGAATTTGATGGTGATTATGATGAAGAGGAATTAAGGTTAATGCGAATTAAATTTATAAACGAAGTCGCTAATTAA
- a CDS encoding KpsF/GutQ family sugar-phosphate isomerase, with product MKKTNTIINTARETILTESNAIANLAKLIDADFEEAVNFILNSNGRVIVTGIGKSANIAAKIVATFNSTGTPAIFMHAADAIHGDLGNVQQDDVVICLSKSGNTPEIKVLVPLIKNYGNKIVAITGNVDSYLGEHADFTLNAYVEKEACPNNLAPTTSTTAQLVLGDALAVCLLDLRGFTSKDFAKYHPGGALGKRLYLRVADLVEKNQVPAVNETDSIAKVIVEISEKRLGVTAVLNKEKLTGIITDGDIRRMLSKSTQISQITAKDIMGKNPKTILEDAMAVDALTLMEKNSITQMLVVDHKNKYVGVVHLHDLIKEGIF from the coding sequence TTGAAAAAGACAAACACAATTATAAATACTGCCAGAGAAACTATTTTAACAGAAAGTAATGCTATTGCTAATTTAGCAAAATTAATTGATGCGGACTTTGAAGAGGCCGTTAATTTTATTTTAAATTCTAATGGAAGGGTTATTGTAACCGGAATTGGTAAAAGCGCAAACATTGCTGCTAAAATAGTTGCTACATTTAATTCTACAGGAACACCTGCTATTTTTATGCATGCTGCAGATGCTATTCATGGAGATTTAGGAAATGTACAACAAGACGATGTTGTTATATGTCTTTCTAAAAGCGGTAACACTCCAGAAATTAAAGTTTTAGTTCCATTGATAAAAAATTATGGAAATAAAATAGTAGCAATTACAGGAAATGTAGACTCCTATTTAGGCGAACATGCAGACTTTACATTAAATGCTTATGTAGAAAAAGAAGCGTGTCCTAATAATTTAGCACCAACAACAAGTACCACTGCACAATTAGTTTTAGGTGATGCACTAGCTGTTTGTTTACTAGATTTACGCGGTTTTACAAGTAAAGATTTTGCAAAATACCATCCTGGAGGCGCTTTAGGTAAACGATTGTATTTAAGAGTAGCTGATTTGGTAGAAAAAAACCAAGTTCCTGCTGTTAACGAAACAGATAGTATCGCAAAAGTAATTGTAGAGATTTCTGAAAAAAGATTAGGGGTTACTGCTGTTTTAAATAAAGAAAAATTAACAGGTATTATTACCGATGGAGATATTAGAAGAATGCTTTCTAAATCTACACAAATTTCTCAAATTACAGCAAAAGATATAATGGGTAAAAACCCAAAAACTATTTTAGAAGATGCAATGGCGGTAGATGCATTAACTTTAATGGAAAAAAACAGCATTACACAAATGTTAGTTGTAGATCATAAAAACAAATATGTTGGTGTCGTACATTTACATGATTTAATTAAAGAAGGTATTTTTTAA